One Elgaria multicarinata webbii isolate HBS135686 ecotype San Diego chromosome 7, rElgMul1.1.pri, whole genome shotgun sequence DNA window includes the following coding sequences:
- the KCNV1 gene encoding potassium voltage-gated channel subfamily V member 1 yields the protein MKSPPCCLSLSSGASVEELDESTSLGSLESSVFCSELEPGSLLQRVVPSLDCITINVGGARFVLSQQKLCCYPDTRLGKLAVVVSAAQDVTSSLLDLCDDANVVENEYFFDRSSQAFRYIHNYYQTGRLHVMDQLCALSFLQEIQYWGLDELSIDSCCRDRYFRRKELSEVLDIKKDAEELDAQVEEEEFSGSLCPCFRQKLWEILEKPGSSVTARIFGTISMAFVIISIANMALISVELSWLPPQFLDILEYVCIAWFTGEFVLRFLCVQNKFHFMRNVTNIIDLLAILPFYITLLVESLRGRHSSQELENMGRIVQVLRLLRGLRMLKLGRHSTGLRSLGMTIAQCYEEVGMLLLFLSVGISIFSTVEYFVEQGVHGTTFTSVPCAWWWATTSMTTVGYGDVRPDTTMGKIVAFMCILSGILVLALPIAIINDRFSACYFTLKIKEAALRQREALKKLTKNMSSDCNININLRDIYARSVMDVLRLKSRDRTSTRSSGGDEFWF from the exons ATGAAGTCCCCTCCATGCTGCCTGTCCCTTTCTTCTGGGGCATCCGTGGAAGAGCTGGACGAGAGCACATCCTTGGGATCTCTGGAGTCCAGCGTCTTCTGTAGCGAGCTGGAGCCTGGATCCTTGCTGCAGCGGGTCGTCCCCTCCTTAGACTGTATCACCATCAATGTGGGAGGCGCCCGCTTTGTGCTGTCCCAACAAAAGCTGTGCTGCTACCCGGACACTCGCCTGGGCAAGCTGGCTGTGGTGGTATCAGCCGCCCAGGATGTGACCTCCAGCCTCCTGGACCTCTGCGATGATGCCAATGTGGTGGAGAATGAGTATTTCTTTGATCGTAGCTCTCAGGCGTTTCGCTACATCCATAATTATTACCAGACCGGCCGGCTGCATGTGATGGATCAGCTGTGTGCCCTTTCCTTCCTGCAGGAGATTCAGTACTGGGGGCTGGATGAGCTCAGCATAGACTCTTGCTGCAGGGACAG GTACTTCAGACGCAAGGAACTGAGTGAAGTCTTGGATATCAAGAAAGATGCCGAAGAACTGGATGCCCAAGTTGAGGAGGAGGAATTCTCTGGGAGCCTATGCCCTTGTTTCAGGCAGAAGCTTTGGGAAATATTGGAAAAACCTGGGTCTTCTGTAACGGCCAGGATTTTTGGCACTATCTCGATGGCCTTCGTCATCATCTCTATTGCCAACATGGCCCTGATCTCCGTAGAACTGAGCTGGCTGCCGCCACAGTTCCTAGACATCCTGGAGTATGTGTGCATTGCCTGGTTCACGGGAGAGTTTGTCCTGCGCTTCCTCTGTGTACAAAACAAATTCCACTTTATGAGGAATGTCACAAACATCATAGACCTTCTGGCCATTTTGCCCTTCTACATCACACTGCTGGTGGAGAGCTTGCGGGGCAGACACAGCTCCCAggagctggagaacatgggccGCATTGTCCAGGTGTTGAGGCTCCTGAGGGGTCTGCGCATGTTGAAGTTGGGCAGGCATTCAACAG GTTTGCGGTCCCTTGGGATGACCATTGCGCAGTGCTACGAAGAGGTTGGCATGCTCTTGCTTTTCCTCTCTGTGGGCATCTCCATCTTTTCCACAGTGGAGTATTTTGTGGAGCAAGGTGTCCACGGCACAACGTTCACGagtgtgccctgtgcctggtggTGGGCTACAACCTCCATGACCACCGTCGGCTATGGAGACGTTCGACCAGATACAACGATGGGCAAGATAGTTGCCTTTATGTGTATATTGTCGGGAATTCTGGTCCTGGCTTTGCCAATAGCCATCATCAATGATCGCTTTTCTGCTTGCTACTTTACCCTGAAGATCAAGGAAGCTGCCCTCCGGCAGCGTGAAGCCTTAAAGAAGCTCACAAAGAATATGTCCAGCGACTGCAATATCAACATTAACTTACGAGACATATATGCACGAAGTGTCATGGATGTGTTGAGGCTGAAAAGCCGTGATAGAACAAGTACTAGGAGTAGTGGTGGTGATGAGttttggttttga